The Streptomyces sp. RKAG293 genome includes a region encoding these proteins:
- a CDS encoding MFS transporter: MYISTSRAAGPPSSEVTAAPVVPAAPVTSGRRRAWAGVDSNVLALGSVSLVTDISSEMITAVLPMYVIFTLGLSPLQFGALNGMYFGVTALVRVAGGHAADRWQRRKLVAGSGYALSALCKLGLLAAGSSVPGLGAVIAADRTGKGLRTGPRDALISLSSTPETLGRSFGAHRALDTTGAFLGPLAAFALLLATPGRYDTVFVASFCIAAFALVILALFVRDRRQPLEQHERATVRDVLGLLLRPGFRRVGIGVLLLGAVTLSDSFVYLLIQQRLDISAEYFPLLPLGTTGVYLLMAMPLGQLADRLGRLRVFVAGYGALLLAYLALFGPVGGPLLVITTLVLHGLFYAATDGVLMAAIGPMVPEHLRAAGMSLIQTGQSLATLASSLLFGAAWSAWGLHTALAVALTVLAVAIAAALVTLPLREESPA; encoded by the coding sequence ATGTACATCTCGACGAGCCGGGCCGCCGGCCCTCCATCCTCCGAGGTGACTGCCGCACCCGTTGTCCCTGCCGCTCCTGTCACCTCCGGCCGGCGCCGGGCATGGGCCGGCGTGGACTCCAACGTGCTCGCGCTCGGATCGGTCAGCCTGGTCACCGACATCTCCTCCGAGATGATCACCGCGGTGCTGCCGATGTACGTCATCTTCACCCTCGGCCTCAGCCCCCTGCAGTTCGGTGCGCTCAACGGCATGTACTTCGGGGTGACCGCCCTGGTCCGCGTCGCCGGAGGCCACGCCGCGGACCGCTGGCAGCGCCGCAAGCTGGTGGCGGGCAGCGGCTACGCGCTGTCGGCGCTGTGCAAGCTGGGCCTGCTCGCGGCCGGCTCCTCCGTACCCGGCCTCGGCGCGGTGATCGCCGCCGACCGTACGGGCAAGGGCCTGCGCACCGGCCCCCGCGACGCGCTGATCTCGCTGAGCAGCACTCCGGAGACACTGGGCCGCTCCTTCGGCGCGCACCGGGCACTGGACACCACCGGCGCCTTCCTCGGGCCGCTGGCGGCCTTCGCACTGCTGCTGGCCACGCCCGGCCGGTACGACACGGTCTTCGTGGCCAGCTTCTGCATCGCCGCGTTCGCGCTGGTGATCCTGGCACTGTTCGTCCGCGACCGTCGGCAGCCGCTGGAACAGCACGAGCGGGCGACCGTACGCGACGTGCTCGGCCTGCTGCTCCGGCCCGGATTCCGCCGGGTGGGCATCGGCGTGCTGCTGCTCGGCGCGGTGACGCTCAGCGACTCGTTCGTCTACCTCCTCATCCAGCAGCGCCTGGACATCTCCGCGGAGTACTTCCCCCTGCTGCCCCTGGGCACCACCGGCGTGTACCTGCTGATGGCGATGCCCCTCGGACAACTCGCCGACCGCCTGGGGCGCTTGCGGGTGTTCGTCGCCGGCTACGGGGCACTGCTTCTCGCCTACCTGGCGCTGTTCGGCCCGGTGGGCGGCCCCTTGCTGGTGATCACCACGCTCGTGCTGCACGGGCTGTTCTACGCGGCCACCGACGGGGTGCTGATGGCGGCCATCGGTCCGATGGTGCCCGAACACCTGCGGGCCGCCGGCATGTCGCTGATCCAGACCGGCCAGTCGCTGGCCACGCTGGCGTCCTCGCTGCTGTTCGGTGCCGCATGGTCGGCGTGGGGCCTGCACACCGCCCTCGCGGTGGCCCTCACCGTCCTGGCCGTCGCGATCGCGGCGGCGCTGGTGACCCTTCCCCTGCGTGAGGAGAGCCCGGCATGA
- a CDS encoding chitosanase, whose translation MYGLPALGSAATAKPITDIWDVTGTPPTTPPTTPPTTPPTTPPSGSVNLAKGKPTTTSSTESTSYSGAKAVDGSATTRWASKEGSDAQWISVDLGADTALSRVKLNWESAYGKSYKIQTSTDGSTWTTAYSTTTGNGGTDDLTVSGHGRYVRMSASQRGTAYGYSLYEFEVYGAGSATTPPTTPPTTPPTTPPTTAPTTPPSGSSADLTDPHKKEIAMELVSSAENSSLDWKSQYTYIEDIGDGRGYTAGIVGFCSGTGDMLDLVRHYTDLKPGNALAAYLPALEKVNGSASHTGLDPNFEAAWHTAAKDTVFQRAQNDERDRVYFNPAVSLAMSDGLHALGQFAYYDAIVMHGPGDDPTSFGGIRKTAMKKAKTPAQGGNETTYLNAFLDARAAAMKTEEAHSDTSRVDTEQRVFLNNGNLSLNPPLQWKVYGDPYTIND comes from the coding sequence ATGTACGGGCTGCCCGCGCTGGGCAGCGCGGCCACGGCGAAGCCGATCACCGACATCTGGGACGTGACCGGCACCCCGCCCACCACCCCGCCCACGACGCCCCCCACCACACCGCCCACGACGCCGCCTTCCGGGTCGGTGAATCTGGCCAAGGGGAAGCCGACCACCACCTCGTCCACCGAGAGCACGTCGTACTCCGGCGCCAAGGCCGTGGACGGCAGCGCCACCACGCGATGGGCCAGCAAGGAGGGCTCCGACGCGCAGTGGATATCGGTGGACCTCGGCGCCGACACCGCGCTCAGCCGCGTCAAGTTGAACTGGGAATCGGCGTACGGGAAGTCGTACAAGATCCAGACCTCGACGGACGGCAGCACCTGGACGACGGCCTACTCCACGACCACCGGCAACGGTGGCACCGACGACCTGACCGTCAGCGGTCACGGGCGCTACGTGCGGATGTCCGCCAGCCAGCGCGGCACGGCCTACGGCTACTCGCTGTACGAGTTCGAGGTGTACGGCGCCGGGTCCGCCACCACGCCCCCGACGACACCGCCCACGACTCCTCCCACCACCCCGCCCACGACTGCCCCGACCACACCGCCCAGTGGGTCGAGCGCCGACCTGACGGACCCGCACAAGAAGGAGATCGCGATGGAGCTCGTCTCCAGCGCGGAGAACTCCTCACTGGACTGGAAGTCGCAGTACACCTACATCGAGGACATCGGTGACGGCCGCGGCTACACCGCCGGGATCGTCGGCTTCTGCTCCGGCACCGGGGACATGCTCGACCTCGTCCGGCACTACACCGACCTCAAGCCCGGCAACGCCCTGGCCGCGTACCTCCCCGCGCTGGAGAAGGTCAACGGCAGTGCCTCGCACACCGGACTGGACCCGAACTTCGAGGCCGCCTGGCACACCGCCGCCAAGGACACCGTGTTCCAGCGGGCGCAGAACGACGAACGCGACCGGGTGTACTTCAACCCGGCCGTCAGCCTGGCCATGTCCGACGGCCTGCACGCACTCGGCCAGTTCGCCTACTACGACGCCATCGTGATGCACGGCCCGGGCGACGACCCGACCAGCTTCGGCGGCATCCGCAAGACCGCCATGAAGAAGGCCAAGACCCCCGCCCAGGGCGGAAACGAGACAACGTACCTCAATGCCTTCCTCGACGCCCGCGCGGCGGCGATGAAGACCGAGGAGGCGCACAGCGACACCAGCCGTGTCGACACCGAACAGCGCGTCTTCCTCAACAACGGCAACCTCAGCCTGAATCCGCCGCTGCAGTGGAAGGTGTACGGCGACCCGTACACGATCAACGACTGA